From the genome of Desulfobulbaceae bacterium:
TAGGCTGTTCCTGGCAGTGGTCGCACCGTTTTGTCGAGAAATTTTGAAGCGTCCTCAAGCCTATTTTTCTTTAGCAGTGCTTTGCCGATTTTTATTAAATTAAAATCAGTTGGGCTAGAGCTAAGGATGTCGTTAAAGACTTCATCTGCTTTCTCATCCATTCCTGTTTCAAGATAGAATTTGCCAAGATCAATTTGGAGATCTTTATTTAAAGGGGTTTGGCGTTGTGCACTTGTCAGGTATGTGAAGGCATCACCACAATCAGACTCGAACTGGCAAAGTTTACTGAGTAAATGCAGCGCTTTGCAGTTGTGTGAAAATTTTTTCAAAATAAACTTCAGATGCTTACGGGCAGCTTCAACATTTCTTTGTCGGTATAGGCATTCACTTAGTATTAGCAATGCCTCGATATTCTCAGGTTCGTGGCTAAGGATCTCATTAACAATAGCTATTGATTTGTCATATTCGCGTTTAAGGAATTGAATTCTGGCTTTACGGATCATGACTTGTAGGTTGGATAATGATGAAATCTTTTGCTGTATGCGGATTATGGCGCAAAGAAACTCTTCGCCGCTGTAGGGGGTTAAAAGATATCCGTCGGCTAATTCGTCGAGAGCGTACTTGATCATGTCCATTTGCTTGTCTTTGGAAACCAATAAGAATGGTGTGGCCATGAAAAAAGGATGTCGACGAATCAGTTTCAGAAATTCAATACCGTTCATATTCGGCATTTCAAGTTCTGAAATTACAAAACCAACATGTGACGATGTGAGAGTGTTATTGGCGAGAATACCGTCGTCTGCAAACTGAACGTTTCGATAACCTGCCTTCTGAAGTAAGGCGATGTCATTTTTAAATGTTTCAACTGATTGGCCAACTATAAGAAAATCGACCTTTGC
Proteins encoded in this window:
- a CDS encoding response regulator; translation: MPSTKRAKVDFLIVGQSVETFKNDIALLQKAGYRNVQFADDGILANNTLTSSHVGFVISELEMPNMNGIEFLKLIRRHPFFMATPFLLVSKDKQMDMIKYALDELADGYLLTPYSGEEFLCAIIRIQQKISSLSNLQVMIRKARIQFLKREYDKSIAIVNEILSHEPENIEALLILSECLYRQRNVEAARKHLKFILKKFSHNCKALHLLSKLCQFESDCGDAFTYLTSAQRQTPLNKDLQIDLGKFYLETGMDEKADEVFNDILSSSPTDFNLIKIGKALLKKNRLEDASKFLDKTVRPLPGTAYIFKMYADLLEKEGNSDAQIEQLQKCVSLSPGNPDYSISLANVLKSVGRSPEAQNILKNYLTIDPENETVKSMAASF